AAATTTGGTTTGTGATGTGGGAAAAGGGAGATGATGGCTTTTACCAAGAGCACACGCtgaacaaaatgtaaatattTCATTTCTGGGAATAGAAACATTACAACGTAATAGAACTTGTTTCATATTAGGTAAAGAAGGATGGCCTAATCTAGAATGCCATTGATTTAACATGCTACTAGACATTTTGATTGAATGCTGTAAAAGGGTAGGGGACTTTGCAGATAAGGAGATTGGTACTGGGACAAGCTGCTGAAGAAGATAGAGCAGGAAGAGGTGTCCCAAGGTTGAACCTATATAGCCCATCATGTAAAGTTCCTCGAAGAAGAACCATCTGCGTCGCTAGATCCTTCACAAGACAAAAACGTGGATGAAATTCAAAAAAGACACAATTATCATGGGCAAACTTGCTAACACTAAGGAGATTTTTGGTAATATAAGGAACACAAAGTAGATTCTTCAATAGAAAAGGATTTGAGGAGAAAGGTGGTCGAAATTTGGAATGTCCGATATGTGAGATTGACAAACCTGCACCATTTCCCATTTGGACTTTACCATTACCAGAATACTCTGTCCCAAGGGTGAGATTTCCAAGCTCGTTTGTAACATGATGTGAGGCACCTGAATCAGGGTACCACCAATCTTCAgttgctgattcagaagaggCAGTGGCAAGGGCGGCTGCTGGTAGATTGGACGGAGGAGACCTGTTGAAGTTTTGTGTTGGTTGTCGAGATTTTGGAACAAAATCTTTTTCAAAACGGTAGTAGCATATTTTAGCAACATACCCTGGTATTCCACAGATTTGACATATTGGGCGACCATTGTTGTTATGCCATCCTCGTCTACCTCCTCTGGTATTTCTGCCTCGGCCacgtcctctagagtttgaaaAGGATTGTTGGGTTTCAATCTTCTTTTGATGAAAAAGAGTGGCTGCATTGATGGAGTTTGATGTGCTACTGGTATTAAGATTGTAGGCATCAAGTCGTGCTTCATGTGATAACAAGAGTGTGCCAACTTCAGGTAGAGATAAAGTGTCAACTCTTGAAGTGACGTGCACAACTACAGAATCATACTCCATGCCTACACCACCAAGAACGTAGAGCATCTGATCCTCATCTGTAACAGGATGGCCACATGCAGCTAAGAGATCCATGTATCCCTTCATTTTACTGAGATAACCTTTCATGCTTAGTGTGCCTTTTTTCAGTGTTTGGAGTTGTAATTTGTACTGCATAACACGGGCTTTTGATCTGGTTGCAAAGAGTCGTGAGACTCGAGTCCATAATTGTGACGAGGGTGATGCAACCAATCATCTGGGCTTGCACAGCTTCGGTCATGGATGCTAGCAGAAATGAGAACAAAAGTTGATCCTGGCGGCACCAGGAAATGAAAAGAGGATTGATGGTATCGTCTGACCCATCGTCTGAGATGATGTTGGTAGGGACAGGAGGATTTTCAAGGATGAATATCTCTAGTCCCAATCCTCGAATGCCGGCGAGAATCTGGAGCTGCCATAGGAGGAAATTATCATCTCCTAGTTATCACCGAATTGATCTGATTAGCAGGGTTGATGATAATGGGATTATGATTTGCGGAAGCAGCTGTGACATTACCCATGGAGGTAAACTGGGATGCGGCGTCTGCCATTGGAGTGGCTCTTGATACCAAGTTAAAGAAAAGTAACGAATAGTAAAGTACTGAATTTCAGGGAAAATGAATTCatctcattattattatttgggttataagttaatcgtaaattttatgaatgttttgggacacgtagattttctaagaaaatatttatgattcatgggtactagttgaattaatttttttgggaattagacgtaAGGAATAATGACTCGAGGATTTGCATCGACTTTGGAATAAGAAAAAGTATAAATTGGGACTTTAAGTTTGATGAAAGTTaagatttgattatgagaattgattttggggtaaataaatttaaatttaacgaatttatgttatgggaaacccGTAGAAGTGAGTTAAGAATACCGagaacttatgggttaatcgtgggattttcgaaattaaggatcaattaagataatttttgaggaaattaagaatttattttgcaattttaaggaatttgggaactagtttagcaataagtgaggattgaatgggttaaatagtaagaattttgaggatttagacttttaagaatatttggaaccttgggatatcttggGTTATAGTGTTATAAGGAATGTTGATCGTGGGttttaaggatgaatcgatattaagcttgaaaaatctaagcgttagcggatgcgtttgggattttaagattgaaatttgataagttgcTGAACATTTGGGTATAAATtaaggaaaataatatacgATAAATATGGTCATCTATCTTTTAATATTGGGAATcataagaaaaattgaaattcgaggttataatagtatAGCACTAAGTTCATTATGGGTCTTTTTAATtgcgatttgaaaataaggatttagaaagGAGAaattaattgggatcaaggagacgtaaggacattatagaacttaagtttgatcaaagtagcgcagcggaagcgtggatttttgggatattaGAACTAAgcctaaactttgggttatctaggataagcgaatttcgaggacgaaattcaatttaaggggggagattgtaacgccccgaaaattttaaggtccacgcaaaccacgtgcatgcaattattaaattctcttgcattttaattatttgttttaattgcatgaattaattatgttgtgcatatttgtatgtttaaattatatttttctacatggttgcattaaaatgtatttttaaaaggttattcaagtgacgatcgaggaacggggaccgagggctgaaaaatagaaaaggatttttataaaatgattatttttaattatttaaaatatggccgatgcttttaagtatttttgaaaattaagggtttttaaggtgattttatacgccaggGCGTAAATTTTATCCGTGTTGgtttttttcaactaaaatacgagctttttggcaacccggctaataaattcacatatttaataaaagaaaactttgttaatattttaattatgtcCTAATTAGACTATTGAGCCTAATTAGaaggcttaatgggcctaaagcTAGTTAGTGGTTAATTAGAGTATATAATGTATTAAAAATCCCAAAACCCTTCACTTTGCAAGTAAGTAAATCGGCCACTcaatttattattctgaaaaTTCTCCCCACACTCTCACAAACACACGAAACAACACAAAAAATCAGAGAAGGCTTCAAGGATTTTCGAAAGGTTCTAGTGTGGGCAAGCCAAAGTTgtcctccgttcttcgtcgtcaaaggATATTCGAGCGTAATCTACGCAAAAGCACGCCataattctccttttactcatccatcacaccatagtagtttatttaattgtgttttgcatgaaaaacaattGCACATCATGAAATTTTCGTAACTATGCCTGTGTGTGGGGTGAACTCTTGTTTCTTGgttcaaaaatcatgtttgatTTGTGTTTAAAGGGCTGCCATGGTTAGGGAATGGATTAAGGTGTTTTACACAAAGTTTAGAGTCCTAGAAACACACCTAATAAGCTGCAAACTTGAATAATAAAAGCTGGAAAAAAATACGTAGGCAGCAACATAGAGTAAGAACCGTGAGGGTGTGTGTTGTGATGCAAGGGGGTTTGAGAGCTTTGCATGGGCTTGGGGGCTTGGACCAGGATCGAGCTAAGACAATGGGTGAGGCAGGGAGCAGGGTCCAAGCATGCTAGGATGCGACCTTAGAAGGCTGGGAGGAGTCACTATCCATcgaggactcctacccgagaaaGGAAGGCAATGGCGCGCAGGGTTCAGCGCTTGAGTAGGGCTAAGGGGCTCGGCCTGGGGTCTGGGCAGgggctaggttaggtccttagggtctAAGAAGCCGCATAATGGGCTGGGTTTCAAGGTCTGTGTGGGTGGCTAGGTCCTATCAACAGAACGTGGAGTCCAAGGTAGGTGGGTCTCTCGGCCATGTTGTGCAATTGCTGGTAAAGCTTCGGTTGTGGAGCTTGNNNNNNNNNNNNNNNNNNNNNNNNNTGAGCATGTATCTCGCACAAATAAGTCAACCTTCTGCCCAATTTCTTTGTGAGAAAACATTTTTATCTAGCTGAAAGGTATATTTTTATCAGAGGTTTGTACAGATGTATTTACGTAACATTGCCAAGATTTATTTCTTCGTTTGTTTTCGGAAAGTCCATTCACATCAAGGCTTTGATTATTTGAGGTTCTCCAACTCGTGATagaaattaaaaatattgattttcatGATTTTCATTGGTTAATGCATTATTTATAGTATTGATATCATCAATCTTCTGCATATAAAATTGGTCATGTATCCTGATCTTTCATCATCACATCTTCTTAGAGAATAGATGAATCTTTTTGAAATGATGCAATTAGATTGTTTAAGGTTTCCACATGTCAAGATTTAACAATCCCTAATTACCACTTGTTAGGTCGCCCTCTCCCCCCACTACATACCCCGACCCATCTCCCCCTTCCCTTCCACACAACGCCCCCCACCCTCATCCATCACGTAATATCCACCCCTCCCCCTATCCTCTATCGTACCTCCGTCCCACCCATCCCTAACCAAAACACCATACCCACACCCCCTCTCCGAACCCCTTCCCCCTTACTAAGTCCCCCTCCGGCCCTTCCACCCCCCTCCCCTACCTTCTTTGACACTCCTCctgccccccccccccccagcCCTCCCCCCCCCTTCTCCCCCCTCCCTTCACTCCCCCCATCCCGACCCATTTAACTTGTACCCAAATAACCACCCTATTCTACCAACCCTACACTATCCTTTCCTCAAAGTACCAAAACCTCTACTCTCACTACTATTCCCcactccccccccccccccctcacTTTACCCACCCACTTACACTTCATTTCACATCATGGATGTGTTTAAAGTGGGGAACCTCACAAATATTCCTTCTTATTTTCTTAAAGGATTTCAACCAGTTTTAATAGTCAAGATCAACTCTTGATCTTCAAATTGCAATAAACAATTTGAATAATTAGTGTAGAAAATAGTCCAACCAAACTTAGTGAACCAAAGTTTCTCAAATCAGTAGACTAAAATAATAGACAATTGAAGTAAATGAAATGCAAAAAAGTAATAACACAGAGACTTGTTTATAGAAGtttgaaaaataaaactttatatttctctctttgttATTTTTCAGAAGGTttcactaaaagattttgatagTTAAAAATTTACAATTACCCACTTCAAGAGAACTTCCAATAGACTTCCGATAGCCTTAATAAAACTCTTAGCACTttaacacaactcaaataaatatccTCAGAAATAGTTTTTTTCAGGTACAAATACTTAGACTAGGATCTTTTAAATTTTGATGCACTTGTGAGCAGAAAACTCAACATAGATTATATTTAGAATATATCAAATAAAATCTTTATATGCTGTTTGTAAATATAAGCAGAACTTGATTTGTCTTTGAATCTTATAAACAATTGTATGTGATTCGTCGAGTATAGAAGGGATTCTGTGTTGAGGAGTATACAAAATTTCGATTtaacaaatttttatttgaagttTTAGCAGGAGTACATAAAATtttgcttaattttttttaataaatacataaaaaaatattggagtATACAAAATCTCGATTTaccaaaattttattaatcttaaaattttcaataattAAAGTAGCGAGGTTTAAAATACTTAGAGAACAATATGTATCAAATTAAACAAACTACGTTTCAAACTTAACGattaaattgaaattaaatcaaattaatatgttctatcaaaaattaatttctatttttaattatattaattaaagaacgagtttattattattatactaTAAGAAAAAATTTAGGGTGGGTCATATTACAAATGAATTAGATAAAAAGATATATTGGAGTATGGTTAACAAATTATGAAGTATAAATAATATTATCCAGAATAAAAATATCTATTTATGTAAAACGTTTAGGGTAAATTGGAAAGATTTTTGGTGTGACACGTCATTCCAAAatggatatttcattttatgtttttattggtacttttaaaataatattttttttattataatatttcaATCTTGTATAATTAATACTTAATTTAATttgaaaggaaagaaaaataaatagggatctttataaaaaaaatgagtaGGTCTTGTGAGATGTTCTCACGATTCTTTATCTGTGATAcatgtcaatcctaccgatattcacaataaaaagtaacagtcttaatataaaaagtaatattttttcatgcatgatccaaataaaaagtatgtctcacaaaatacgacccgtgagacagtcttacacaattttttgtcaaaaaaattCACCACCGACCATATCAATTTAACCttgtttaaaatatatgatttatactCATTACCATGTTACTTAGTCAAATGTTTACTATTTGACTTGTGTTTTCAAACATATGCATATTATTTCAGATTACTCAatccaaaaaattatttaaagatCTAACAAATGTTTATCACTTAAACCAACATATATTAGTTCGCTGATAACTTTTTTAAtcattaaaaatatgattttacccTTAAAAAATATGCTTttgctttatttaatttaataaatatagttttctttattttatccaaatattagaaaaggctCAAAACAACTAGTCCATCAAGTCTATTCTAACAGTAACATAAAACAAATGATGAAACAATTAATTTGGTGAAATCGGAAAATTTATTGCTTAAGAAGACAGAACGAACAGGTTTAATTGTTCTGTCTTCAAAGTACAATCTTATTGTTTCCCAATACAATATGaaaatataatctgaaaatCAAGGAAGACGGGGGAATTTGGAGAAGTCAGGCTTCCTGTGTTGCAAGTATGAGTTCTTCCCCTCGGCACCTTCCTCAGTCCCATAAAACAGAAGAGTCCCATCTCCAGCAATTTGCTGTAACACAACAAATTATATTTtgttaatatataataaatcatattttcaagAAACTTGTTCGATGCCTCTTCAAGAGAGAAGTTTATTACGTACCTGAAGTCCGGAGTGACCGTCGTCGACTGCGTTGAGAgccgatttgaggacacgaaTTGCCATTGGGCTGTTCCTCATGATCTCTCTGCACCATTTGATTGTCTCCTCTTCCAAATTTTCCAGCTACAAAATAAATGTAGTTTCTTGTAAGTGGATAATGTGTAAGAAGTGATCAAAGGAGAGTTTTATCACAAACGTGGAGCTGCACTTACTGGGACAACTTTATTGACGAGCCCCATTTTATCAGCTTCCGCGGCATTGTAAAATCTTGCCATGAACCACATTTCACGAGCTTTTTTTGGTCCAACCTATTCAGATTCACACCATTAGTCAGGAAATGAAGGATCCCATTACTTGTTATTGCATCGTCTGATCTCAGTCAGAAAACATCTTTCGAGTTTCGAAACTCACCAAACGATCCATAACAGAAGCTCCGTAGCCAGCATCAAAGCTTCCCACTTTTGGTCCTGTCTGGCCAAAAACAGCATTATCTGCTGCAATTGTCATGTCGCAAACCATATGGAGCACATGTCCACCCCCGACAGCGTAGCCAGCAACCATTGCAATCACGGGCTTTGGGAGACGACGAATTTGCACCTGTAAATCTAGGACGTTCAGACGACCGAAATTGTCGTAGTCGGAGTATCCATTTTTGCCTCTGAATGATTGATCACCACCACTGCAAAAGGCTTGTGTGCCCTGTAAAGTTTTGCGAGTTTCAAAAATATGTTTGACCAAAATATTAGCTAATCTATTACACAATAAATTGCATCGGTTATTTTTACCTTTCCGGTGAAAATAATAACGCCAATAGTGTTATCGTCCCTGGCATCATTGAATGCCCGCATGAGCTCCTTCACCGTGTGTGGCCTGAAT
The Primulina eburnea isolate SZY01 unplaced genomic scaffold, ASM2296580v1 ctg263_ERROPOS5200000, whole genome shotgun sequence genome window above contains:
- the LOC140820889 gene encoding 1,4-dihydroxy-2-naphthoyl-CoA synthase, peroxisomal-like, whose amino-acid sequence is MAGMTPKDLDLVNRRMVSVSGHFTPTAESGGIAMSSCSGRLNDSYHRVHGEVPGFIPEWKQVPDESGKPFTDIIYEKAVGEGIAKITINRPERRNAFRPHTVKELMRAFNDARDDNTIGVIIFTGKGTQAFCSGGDQSFRGKNGYSDYDNFGRLNVLDLQVQIRRLPKPVIAMVAGYAVGGGHVLHMVCDMTIAADNAVFGQTGPKVGSFDAGYGASVMDRLVGPKKAREMWFMARFYNAAEADKMGLVNKVVPLENLEEETIKWCREIMRNSPMAIRVLKSALNAVDDGHSGLQQIAGDGTLLFYGTEEGAEGKNSYLQHRKPDFSKFPRLP